Proteins encoded together in one Solanum lycopersicum chromosome 7, SLM_r2.1 window:
- the LOC101253299 gene encoding homeobox-DDT domain protein RLT2 has protein sequence MESDGGGNGEADVPMAVAAAATSDAGVNGSCDAGKKKVPEGEPKVKRKMKTASQLEILEKTYATDTYPSEALRAELSVKLGLSDRQLQMWFCHRRLKDRKATPVKRQKKEEVSPAAMISSGGQGDEMAVSGEIGKDHVSGSGSRASPIGLMDLQVQQQLHQRVVHRPGTAVPRFRPEMPTLKRYYEPPQAISELRAIAFVEAQLGEPLREDGPILGMEFDPLPPGAFGAPIVAAMQHKPAGRPFEAQIYERPDVNAIKGTTRTLREYQFLPEQPSNRSDSYEQSVPSHHYRSTEVQSTRAILSTGRSFIHGSEQVASGCSIPGLIPTLNLLPQGRQGHISPASAEVEAVPQRSLVNIEVEASYSGQPMMALESPFMSSDKRVIHDEERLERKRKSEEARIAREVEAHEKRIRKELEKQDMLQRKREEQMRKDMERQDRERRKEEERLLREKLREEERYQREQRREMERRQKFLQKESMKAERMRLKEEMRREKEVARLKAANVRANARRIAKESTELIEDERLELMELAASKKGSPSTLSLDSETLQNLEAFRDLLNEFPPKSVCLRKPFEVEPWTCSEEDVGNLFMVWRFLITFSDVLHLWPFTLDEFVQAFHDYDPRLLAEIHIALLKLIIKDIEDVARTPASAVGANPNVNPGGGHPDIVEGAYAWGFDIRSWQSHLNALTWPEILRQFALSAGFGPKLKKQSVEPAYPRDENECNNGADIISNLRSGVAAEKAVAKMQERGFSNLRRSRHRLTPGTVKFAAFHVLSLEGSKGLNILDVAEKIQKSGLRDLRTSKTPEASISAALSRDTKLFERTAPSTYCVRDPYRKDPGDANAILSAAREKIRMFKNEYVNGEETEDVEKEVERDDEFESDAADDPEVDDLVSELKFAETPETQKIDRTDGRSSSFDLTQTPEDLCMQNSTAMMHSVNFGELKATAGDQSTASGVEAVNLDQEDTVIDENNAGQRWVQGLMEGEYSDLTVEERLHALVALIGIANEGNSVRLILEERLEAASALKKQIWAEAQLDKRRFKEEFLLKVQYPSVRSNTEQICSVTSMEARQSPLHAVGHNEVADIPSLQQEAMHKLPDEPNNPSNVAVEKTCQMQETYGGQDNSQPQHFAYVAEKSRSQLKAYIGHRAEETFVYRSLPLGQDRRRNRYWQFITSPSRNDPGSGRIFVELRDGRWRLIDSEKDFNCLMASLDIRGIRESHLHSMLQNIEATFKATVRKHKYTEVELDDSVKEHTSETVPSIDYCSNTGGSKSTICLSNQETSEPSTSFLLGFGRNKMEDSDALRRYADLEKWMWEECVHPQFLCARKYGRMRCENLISTCNNCHDTYFLEDKHCPSCHRTFSPTKSSYFLEHVALCKEKLEDLFWPLCIMDSLPPLRVRLLRAQLASVEACIPPEALQPVWSELYRRSWGTKLHIASAAGDLLQILTLLEGAIKREYLISNYETTNELLGAVSNSNLDGMVAVLPWVPHTTSAVALRLMELDCSLCYTQQQKAESLKDEESADFTMFKTNYAQVKRATRVISAEAREYEKLEPDYSVKVGSGHANSGQGRNRVRGGAHCRVHGGKSQRKVNASRSDSAQRSSTKNSDRLGHLPAWKGQDRGKGRRKRGRRSVRNRQKPVKNVEEVSPEEVPITSQQDWNDVEDEETPQFEAPDNDSDSGTSGSEDYKGQTTVNDYEDLMVADYGSFSGRNDHASTSVSYNISQRYTETAEDGIGDYEDDHDEEDEEDGLANKNVQRYFDGESDDEGDRFMDEDLVETPNKDSESSSEYSD, from the exons ATGGAGTCTGATGGTGGTGGAAATGGAGAAGCTGATGTTCCTATGGCCGTTGCTGCTGCTGCCACTAGTGATGCTGGAGTAAATGGAAGTTGTGATGCAGGAAAAAAGAAGGTACCAGAAGGGGAGCCTAAGGTTAAGAGGAAAATGAAGACTGCTTCTCAGTTGGAGATTCTTGAGAAGACTTATGCTA CTGATACTTATCCCTCAGAAGCATTGAGAGCAGAGTTGTCAGTAAAATTAGGCCTCTCTGATAGGCAACTGCAGATGTGGTTCTGCCATAGGAGGCTCAAGGACAGGAAAGCTACGCCAGTGAAGCGGCAGAAGAAGGAAGAAGTTTCACCTGCAGCAATGATTTCTTCTGGTGGACAAGGGGATGAGATGGCAGTGAGTGGTGAAATTGGGAAGGATCATGTCTCTGGTTCTGGTTCAAGAGCAAGTCCGATTGGTCTCATGGACTTGCAGGTGCAACAACAGCTCCATCAGCGAGTTGTTCATCGACCTGGAACTGCAGTTCCTAGGTTTAGACCTGAAATGCCAACTTTGAAGAGATATTATGAGCCACCTCAAGCTATATCCGAGCTTCGGGCTATTGCATTTGTGGAAGCGCAGTTGGGGGAGCCATTAAGGGAAGACGGACCTATTCTGGGAATGGAGTTTGATCCCTTGCCACCTGGTGCATTTGGTGCACCAATTG TGGCAGCCATGCAGCACAAACCAGCCGGACGACCTTTTGAAGCTCAAATCTATGAGAGACCAGATGTTAATGCAATCAAG GGTACCACAAGGACTTTGCGTGAATACCAGTTTCTTCCAGAGCAACCATCAAATAGAAGCGATAGCTATGAACAATCTGTACCATCTCATCATTACCGTTCAACTGAAGTTCAGAGCACCAGAGCCATCTTATCAACTGGGAGGTCATTTATTCATGGAAGTGAGCAAGTGGCCTCTGGATGCAGTATTCCTGGTCTGATCCCGACTTTAAATCTTCTGCCTCAAGGGAGGCAGGGTCACATATCTCCAGCTTCTGCTGAGGTCGAGGCTGTTCCACAAAGATCTCTTGTGAACATTGAAGTGGAGGCTAGTTATAGTGGTCAGCCAATGATGGCGTTGGAGAGTCCATTTATGTCTTCTGATAAAAGAGTCATCCATGACGAGGAACGGTTGGAAAGAAAGCGAAAG AGTGAAGAGGCAAGAATCGCAAGAGAAGTGGAGGCCCATGAGAAGAGGATCCGGAAAGAGCTTGAGAAGCAAGACATGTTACAAAGAAAG AGAGAAGAGCAAATGAGGAAAGATATGGAAAGACAGGACAGGGAAAGGCGGAAAGAGGAAGAAAGACTGCTCCGCGAAAAGCTGCGTGAGGAAGAGAGGTATCAGCGTGAGCAAAGGCGTGAGATGGAACGAAGACAGAAGTTTTTGCAGAAAGAGTCTATGAAA GCAGAGAGAATGAGGCTTAAAGAAGAAATGCGCCGAGAGAAGGAGGTTGCAAGGCTTAAAGCGGCTAACGTAAGGGCTAATGCCCGAAGAATAGCGAAAGAATCAACAGAATTAATTGAAGATGAACGTCTGGAATTGATGGAGCTAGCAGCCTCAAAGAAGGGTTCGCCCTCAACATTGTCACTTGACAGTGAAACTCTACAAAATCTAGAAGCATTTAGAG ATTTGCTCAAtgaatttccaccaaagagtgtCTGCTTGAGAAAGCCATTTGAAGTTGAGCCATGGACATGCTCTGAGGAGGATGTGGGTAATCTTTTTATG GTTTGGAGATTCTTAATTACTTTTTCGGATGTTCTCCATCTCTGGCCATTCACTTTGGATGAGTTTGTACAAGCATTCCATGATTAT GATCCAAGGCTGCTCGCAGAAATACATATTGCTCTTCTCAAATTGATAATAAAAGATATTGAAGATGTTGCTAGAACACCTGCCAGTGCAGTAGGAGCAAACCCAAATGTGAATCCTGGAGGCGGACACCCTGATATAGTCGAAGGG GCATATGCATGGGGTTTTGACATAAGAAGTTGGCAGAGCCACTTGAATGCCCTGACGTGGCCTGAAATACTGCGGCAGTTTGCACTTTCTGCTGGTTTTGGACCCAAGCTAAAGAAACAAAGTGTTGAACCAGCTTATCCACGTGATGAAAATGAG TGTAATAATGGGGCAGATATCATTTCCAACTTACGAAGTGGAGTTGCTGCTGAGAAAGCCGTTGCCAAAATGCAAGAGAGGGGCTTCTCTAATTTGCGGAGATCTAGGCATCGATTGACACCTGGAACAGTCAAATTTGCAGCATTTCACGTTCTTTCACTTGAGGGAAGTAAGGGCCTTAATATCCTTGATGTTGCTgaaaagattcag aAATCTGGTCTTCGGGATCTGAGAACCAGCAAGACACCTGAAGCATCTATTTCTGCTGCATTATCGAGGGATACAAAGCTTTTCGAGAGAACAGCTCCTTCGACATATTGTGTACGTGATCCTTACAGGAAAGATCCTGGTGATGCTAATGCCATTCTCTCCGCAGCTAGGGAAAAAATTCGAATGTTTAAAAATGAGTATGTGAATGGAGAAGAAACAGAGGATGTTGAGAAAGAGGTTGAAAGGGATGATGAGTTTGAAAGTGATGCGGCTGATGATCCTGAAGTTGATGATTTAGTCTCCGAGCTAAAATTTGCAGAGACTCCTGAGACTCAAAAAATCGATAGAACTGATGGACGGAGTTCTAGTTTTGACTTGACTCAGACACCGGAAGATCTCTGTATGCAGAATTCAACCGCAATGATGCATTCAGTAAATTTCGGGGAGTTAAAAGCAACTGCTGGTGATCAATCGACTGCAAGTGGTGTTGAAGCAGTTAATCTTGATCAAGAAGATACAGTCATTGATGAAAACAATGCTGGTCAAAGATGGGTTCAAGGGCTTATGGAAGGGGAGTACTCTGATCTCACTGTTGAAGAGCGCCTTCATGCGCTTGTTGCCTTAATTGGTATTGCAAATGAGGGGAATTCCGTTCGCCTTATATTAGAG GAGCGACTGGAAGCTGCATCTGCATTGAAGAAGCAGATTTGGGCAGAGGCACAGCTCGATAAACGTCGTTTCAAGGAGGAGTTCTTACTGAAGGTACAATATCCATCAGTTAGAAGCAACACTGAACAAATTTGCTCAGTTACTTCCATGGAGGCAAGGCAAAGTCCATTGCATGCTGTTGGTCACAATGAAGTGGCAGACATACCTTCACTTCAGCAAGAAGCCATGCATAAATTGCCAGATGAACCCAATAATCCTAGTAATGTTGCTGTAGAAAAGACTTGCCAAATGCAAGAGACATATGGAGGTCAGGATAATTCACAGCCCCAGCATTTTGCTTATGTTGCCGAAAAGTCGCGTTCCCAGCTGAAAGCTTATATTGGCCATAGGGCGGAAGAGACATTCGTTTATCGGTCTCTGCCCCTTGGTCAAGATCGCAGACGTAATCGGTACTGGCAGTTTATCACATCACCCTCTCGAAATGATCCAGGCTCTGGCAGGATTTTTGTGGAGTTACGTGATGGTAGATGGAGGCTAATTGATTCTGAAAAG GATTTCAATTGTTTAATGGCTTCTTTGGATATTCGTGGAATTAGAGAATCTCATTTGCATTCAATGCTTCAAAATATTGAAGCAACTTTCAAGGCAACTGTTAGGAAGCATAAGTACACTGAAGTGGAACTTGATGACTCCGTGAAAGAGCATACCTCTGAAACAGTACCTAGCATTGATTATTGTTCAAACACTGGTGGCTCTAAGAGCACAATCTGTTTATCAAACCAGGAAACTTCAGAACCTTCAACTTCCTTTCTTCTTGGGTTTGGAAGGAACAAAATGGAGGACTCTGATGCCTTGAGGAGATATGCTGATCTAGAGAAGTGGATGTGGGAAGAATGTGTTCATCCCCAGTTTCTATGTGCAAGGAAGTATGGAAGGATGAGATGTGAAAATTTGATCAGTACTTGTAATAATTGCCATGACACATACTTCTTGGAAGATAAACACTGCCCTTCTTGTCATAGGACATTCAGTCCGACAAAGAGTTCATACTTTTTGGAGCATGTAGCTCTATGCAAAGAGAAATTGGAGGATCTATTTTGGCCTCTGTGTATCATGGACTCATTACCTCCTCTTCGTGTTAGATTGCTAAGAGCGCAGTTAGCTTCAGTGGAG GCCTGTATCCCTCCTGAGGCTCTTCAGCCTGTTTGGTCAGAATTATATCGAAGATCTTGGGGTACAAAGTTGCATATTGCTTCAGCAGCTGGCGACCTCCTTCAG ATTCTGACATTATTGGAAGGTGCCATCAAGAGGGAATATTTGATATCAAATTATGAAACTACAAATGAGTTGTTGGGTGCTGTTAGCAACTCGAATCTTGATGGGATGGTGGCGGTGTTACCTTGGGTTCCTCACACAACATCTGCTGTTGCACTTAGGCTTATGGAACTTGATTGCTCCCTCTGTTATACACAGCAGCAGAAAGCTGAATCTCTGAAAGATGAAGAATCTGCAGATTTCACT ATGTTTAAAACCAACTATGCTCAAGTGAAGAGAGCTACGAGGGTTATATCTGCTGAAGCTCGTGAATATGAAAAGCTAGAACCAGATTATTCAGTTAAGGTAGGAAGCGGACATGCTAATTCAGGACAAGGGCGTAATCGTGTAAGAGGAGGAGCTCATTGTCGCGTCCATGGAGGCAAATCTCAGAGAAAAGTCAATGCATCCAGATCTGACTCTGCGCAGAGAAGTTCAACAAAGAACAGTGACAGACTAGGCCACCTTCCTGCCTGGAAAGGTCAAGACCGCGGCAAAGGAAGACGTAAAAGAGGTCGTCGCTCAGTTCGTAATAGACAAAAGCCAGTCAAGAATGTGGAAGAAGTTTCGCCCGAAGAAGTGCCCATCACCAGTCAGCAAGATTGGAATGATGTTGAAGATGAAGAAACACCTCAATTTGAGGCGCCTGATAACGACAGTGATTCTGGAACATCAGGAAGTGAAGATTATAAAGGCCAAACAACCGTCAATGATTATGAAGACTTAATGGTTGCTGACTACGGTTCTTTCAGTGGTAGAAATGATCACGCATCAACCAGTGTGAGTTACAACATCAGCCAACGTTATACTGAAACTGCTGAAGATGGTATTGGTGATTACGAGGATGACCATGATGAAGAGGACGAGGAAGATGGATTGGCCAATAAAAACGTCCAAAGATACTTTGATGGCGAGTCCGATGATGAGGGGGACAGATTTATGGATGAAGATCTTGTTGAAACCCCAAATAAAGATTCAGAATCATCATCCGAGTATAGTGATTGA